The window TAGAAGTGGAACTGATAATGCCGATAGCCATGGAACAGGAATTAAGGTTCGCCATCCGCGAAGGCGGAAGGACAGTAGGCTCCGGTGTTATAACGAAGATTCTGGAATAACGGGCGGATAACATGAGAGACATTATAACTTTAGCTTGCACTGAATGTAAAAGAAGGAACTACACCCAGACCAAGAACAAGAAGCTGCATACGGAAAAACTTGAAGTGAATAAGTATTGTAAGTTCTGCAAAAAACATACTAATCACAAAGAGACCAAGTAAAAAACGTAGGCCAGTAGCTCCAATTGGTAGAGCAGTGGTCTCCAAAACCACGTGCTGGGGGTTCGAATCCCTCCTGGCCTGCCAGAATACGGCGGATCCGGAGAAAGCAATAAGATATAGGCAAGAAAGATTTGGATTGTAAGGCAAGGCGAAGGTTAAACTTCGTAATCCTCTTTCCGGCTTAAGGAGAAAAAATGAAAAGGTTTATTGAATTTTTAAAAGTGGCCTGGCTTGAATTGAAAAAGGTAACATGGCCCGGAAGAAAACAGATAATAGCATCCACAATTGTTGTTATTGTGGTGGGTTTTTTTCTCATGTTATATATTGGAATACTTGATTTTGCGCTTGCAAAAGCGGTCAAGTTTATATTCAGGTAAAAGGCGGGATAATAGATGGCTTCCAGATGGTATTTTATAAGCACTTACGCGGGTCAGGAAAATAACGTAAAAGAAAACATGCTGCAGAGAATACAGACATACAGCCTTGAAAATAAGATTACTAATGTATTAATACCTTCCGAGAATGTTACGGAAATAAAGAAAAAGAAGAAAGTGGTTAAGAACAGAAAGTTTTTCCCGGGATATATAATGATAGAAATGGATGTAGAAGTGGACAGCGAAGAAGGCAAGGAAATACTTTACATAGTAAGAAATACACCCAAGGTAACCGGGTTTGTAGGCACTAAATCAAGGCCTATACCGCTTTCTGACAGCGAAGTAACGGACATCATGGATCTTATGGAAGACAGAAAGAAAAAGCCAAGGATGGCTTCATATTTTGAAATTGGCGAACACATAAAGATAACAGACGGGCCGTTCCTTAATTTTAACGGAATAGTGGAAGAAGTAAACCCGGAAAAAGGAAAGATGAAAGTCATAGTTACAATATTTGGAAGGCCAACCCCGGTAGAACTTGAATTCAGCCAGGTTGAAAAGATAGTATAAACTCAAGGAAGGTGGATTGAAGATGGCTCCAAAAGGAAAAGGCAAGAAGTTAATGACTCAGATAAAGCTGCAGATTACTGCGGGAAAAGCCAATCCGGCTCCTCCGGTAGGGCCTGCGCTTGGTCAGCATGGCGTTAATATTATGGAATTCTGCAAACAGTTTAACGACAGGACAAAAGAAAGGGGAGACCTTGTTCTTCCTGTTGTAATAGATGTGTTTGAAGACAGGTCGTTTACATTTATCCTTAAGACGCCGCCTGTTCCGGTACTGTTAAAGAAAGCTGCAAATGTAATTAAAGGTTCGGGACAGCCAAACAAAATTAAAGTGGCAAAGGTAACAAAGGAGCAGGTTAAAGAAATAGCAATAACAAAAATGCCTGACCTTAACTGTACAAAAGTTGAATCTGCAATAAGAATGGTTGAAGGCACAGCTAAAAACATGGGAATAGAAGTAGAATAAATAACATATAAGGAATAAGGAGCAATAACAATGGGCAGCAAAAGGCATGATGCAGCAGTAAAGCTTCTTGAAAAAAGCAAAGTTTATGAAGTTGAAGAAGCTGTAAAATTATTAAAACAGACGGCAAATGTTAAATTTGACGAGAGCATTGACATAGCGGTAAACCTTGCCAAGAAACCGGTTCAGGCAGAGCAGCAGATAAGAAGCACCATAGTGCTTCCCAATGGCAGCGGCAAAAAGGTTAAAGTCATTGTTTTTGTAAAAGGAGACAAACAGAAAGAAGCGCTTGCGGCGGGAGCCGACGAAGTAGGGGCGGAAGAGCTTATTGAAAAGATAAAAGGCGGATGGCTTGGTTTTGACATAGCAATTGCCACTCCGGAAATGATGAAAGAAGTCGGCAAGCTGGGTAAGATTCTTGGAACAAAGGGCCTTATGCCTAATCCTAAATCCGGAACCGTTACGCTTGAAGTGGGAAAAGCTGTAAAAGAATTCAAAGGCGGAAAGGTTGAATACAGAAATAATAAAGAAGGCGTAGTGCATGTGCTTGCAGGCAAGGCTTCGTTCGCGGAAAACGCGATTGCAGAAAATATAACTGCGTTTCTTAAAGTGTTTCTGAAACTTCCGGCCCTGGCAACTAAAGGACAGTATGTTAAAAGCATTTACGTGTCCACGACAATGGGTGTCGGAGTTCCCGTAAACTTTAAGAAATTCATATAAAGAGGTGCTTTAATGGCTAAAGAACAAAACAAATCTAAAAAACAGATTTTTGTTGATGAAGCGGTTTCAAAGATAAGGGAATCAGCGGGTTTTATCATCACTGATTACCAGGGTCTTACCGTTGAACAGGTTAATAAGTTAAGGCGCGAGCTGGAAAAAGTGGGAGCTATTTATAAGGTCACAAAGAACACTGTATCCAAGCGTGCTCTTGATGCAATGAACATTAACGGCGACGTTAAGAAAATGTTCAAAGGCGTAACCGGAGTGGTATTCAGCAATGATTACGTTTCAGCGGCAAAAGTGCTGGCGAATTTCGCAAAAGAAAATGAAAAGCTTCAGATTAAGGGCGGCTTCATTGAAAAGAAGCATTATTCAATGGACGAGATTAAAGAAATAAGCAAGCTTGCAAGCAAGGAAGAACTTATTGCAAAGCTTGTTTACACACTGAATCAGCCGATAGTAAAGTTTGTGACCCAGCTTTCAAAACCCGTAAAAGATGTGGTATATGCGATAAACGCCGTAAAAGACAAAAAAGGCTAATTTTTAAAAATATCAAGGAGGTGTCATACAATGGCAATGTCGAAAGAGGATTTTATTAAGGAAGTCGAATCCATGACGGTTATGGAGCTCAATGAGCTTGTAAAGGCTCTTGAGGAAAAGTTCGGTGTTTCAGCATCAGCACCTATGATGATGGCAGCAGCACCGGCAGCCGGAGCGGCAGCAACAGAAGAAAAAACATCATTTGATGTTGTTCTTACCAACGCTGGCGGAAACAAGATTCCGGTAATCAAGGTTATCAGGGAAATCACCAACCTCGGACTTAAAGAGGCGAAGGATATAGCCGATAACACGCCGAAACCGGTAAAAACCGGAGTTGCAAAGGACGAAGCAGACAAGATCAAAAAACAGCTTGAAGAAGCCGGAGCGACTGTAGAATTAAAGTAAGTCTATGTCATATTGGGCGCCCCCTGTAAAAGGGGGCGCCGGACATATACGTTCTTTAAAGATTTTTTTCTAAGACGGATTAATTCCCGTGCTCGTATATTTACGGACACGGGTGATAGTATTTTTAGGGTTATAATAACCATTCGGAATGCGGCGAACCGTCCGCGCCGCAATCAAAATATATATAGGAAGGGGATCTATGGCAAGAATCAAACAGAAAACAAATATCGAGGAGATTCTTGATATCCCTGATTTGATGGATATCCAGAAAAAGTCTTATAAAGAATTCCTTATGTACGAAACCCCCGCTGATAAAAGAAAGAACCAGGGGCTTCAGGATGTATTCGGGAGTGTTTTCCCCATCTCTGATTATAACGGCATTTATACCCTCCAGTTTGTGGGTTATGAATTTGGAAAACCCAAACACGAGGTTGAAGAGGCCATTGAAAGGGGAGAGAGTTTTTCATCACCTTTGAAGGGTATTTTCAGGCTTGCCATAAATGAAAAAAATGAAAAAACCGGACAGATGGACCTTAAAGAAGCGCCTGAACAGGCAGTCCACCTTTGCGATATCCCATTAATGACAGACAGGGGTACATTTGTAATAAACGGCGCTGAAAGGGTCATCGTCAGCCAGCTTCACCGTTCCCCGGGTGTAAGTTTTGAAGAAGAAGAAGAAAGCGAAGGCTTAATGGGCATTCCCATGTATATAGGAAGAATAGTTCCTTACAGGGGAACCTGGCTGGAATTTGAATATGATGCTAATGACATAACACACGCTAAACTTGACAGAAAGAAAAAGATATATGCCACCACACTTTTAAGGGCGCTTGGTTTTGGCAGGACAGAAGACATCCTTTCTATCTTCTTTAAATCAGAAGAGACAGAATCGGACAGCCGCGACCTTACCAAAAAAATACTTTTCAAGGATGTAATTGACAAATCTACCGGCGAGATAATTGCCGAATCCGGCGCGTTAATTACAAAAGAAATGGCAAGCAAGATAAGGGATCTTAATATTAAAAAAGTGACCACTATTATTTGGGACGAAGATAACCCATACATCAACATCATCAAGACGATAAAAAAAGACAGCATAAAATCAGAACAGGAAGCACAGGTGGAAATCTACAAGAAGATGAGGCCCGGCGAACCTGCCACATTAACCGGGGCAAAAACACTTTTTAAAAATCTGTTTTTTGACCACAGGCGCTATAACCTTGGACAGGTAGGCAGATACAAGATAAACAAAACAGTAAGGGCAATTATTGACGCGGAAAAAGAACAGAAGAATTTCGACATTAAAGAGATTATGGAAAATGTAAGTTCCATTGTTGAAGGAAGAAAGAATAAGAACGGAAAAAAGATTGAAGCCATTCTTGATGATATTTCCACTGAAAAAGTGCTTACTGAATTTGACCTTGTATTTGCCATTGCGCAGTTTTATAAAGTCAATTCAGGCAGGATGGAAAAGAGCGATATTGACCATCTTGGAAACAGGCGCGTAAGGGCTGTCGGTGAACTTGTAGAAAATCAGTTCAGGGCAGGGCTTGTAAGAGTGGAGAAAATGATAAGGGAAAGAATGACTATCATTGACATGAAAAACGCCATACCGGCTAACCTTATTAATCCTAAACCGCTTGTAGCTGCAATTAAGGAATTCTTTGGAAGCTCGCAGCTTTCCCAGTTTATGGATCAGGTTAACCCGCTTGCTGAATTAACGCACAAAAGAAGGATATCCGCGCTTGGGCCGGGCGGTCTTAACAGGGAGCGCGCAGGCTTCGAAGTCCGCGACGTTCACTATACGCATTACGGAAGGCTTTGCCCTATTGAAACTCCTGAAGGCCAGAACATCGGCCTTATCACTTCGCTTGCCACATATGCAAGTGTAAATGAATACGGGTTCATAGAAACGCCTTACAGAAGGGTAAAAAACGGCAAACTTACCGGGGAAATTGAATACTTAACAGCTGACAGGGAAGATGATTTTAAAATAGGGCCTGCTGATGTTGTAACTGATGACAAAGGGCTTATTACACAGGATCTTGTACTGGTAAGAACACAGGGTGATTTTCCTATGGTGCCTCCGCAGGAAGTGGATTACATTGATGTGTCTCCGAAACAGGTTGTGTCGGTTGCCGCTTCGCTGATACCTTTCCTTGAACACGATGACGCCAACAGGGCGCTTATGGGTTCTAACATGCAACGTCAGGCTGTCCCTCTTTTAGTCACTGATGCCCCTATAGTGGGCACCGGTATGGAACACAAGGCTGCAGTGGATTCCGGCCGCGCTATAACCGCGATAAATTCGGGTGTGGTTGCGTATGTGGATGCGGAAGTAATAATTGTAGCCACAGACAGGGAAGGCAAGAACCTGCGCGAAAAACTTGATATTTATAAAATGAAAAAATTCAAGAGGACCAACCAGGACACTACGATAAATGAAAAGCCAAGGGTTAAAAAAGGCGACAAAATTAAGAAAGGCCAGGTAATAGCAGACGGCCCTTCAATGGATAAAGGCGAAATGGCGCTTGGTAAAAACGTGGTAATAGCGTTCATGCCATGGAATGGATACAATTATGAAGATGCTATCGTTCTGTCAGAAAATCTGCTTAAGAAAGACACTTTCACGTCGGTTCATATTGAAGAATATGAAGTGGAAGCAAGGGACACAAAACTTGGGCCGGAAGAAATTACCCGCGACATACCCAATGTAAGCGAAGAAACGCTTAAGAATCTTGATGAAGAAGGAATCGTAAGGACAGGCGCCAAGGTAAAACCCGGCGACATTCTTGTGGGAAAAGTAACACCCATATCGGGAAGCAACCTGACACCTGAAGAGAAACTTTTAAAGGCAATCTTCGGTTCAAAAGCTGATAACGTGAAAGATACTTCTTTAAGGGTTCCGCCGGGCATTGAAGGCATAATCACTGATATTAAGGTATTTGCCAGAAAAGAGCGCGGAAAAAAGAAAGGCAAAGAAGAAGAAAATATTTCAAAAGTAAAGAAAGAAAAAGATAAAACAATTGCAGAACTTGAAAAGCAGCTTAAAGACAATGTTAAGGAAATTGAAGGTAATAAAGATTACAACAAAGATGAAAAGGCAAAGCTTATAGAATTTGAAGAAATTTACTGCGATTACATGAGGAATAAGCTGGAAGAAGAGTTCAGGCTGTTAAAGAACAACAAAGGCGATGATCTTCCGCCCGGCGTAATAAAGATTGTAAAAGTGTTAATCGCAAAGAAAAGAAAGATATCCGTAGGCGACAAGATTTCCGGGCGCCACGGAAATAAAGGTGTTATTTCAAGGATATTGCCTGTTGAAGATATGCCGTACCTTGCTGACGGCACACCCGTGGATGTTGTTTTAAATCCGCTTGGTGTTCCTTCGCGTATGAACGTAGGGCAGCTGCTTGAAACACAGCTTGGATGGGCAGGCAAAAAAGAAGGCGTTAAATTCCAGACACCGGTATTCAACGGAATGCAGGAAGCGGAAGTAAAGGAATGGATGAAAAAAGTTGGAATGGCGGACAGCGGCAAAAGCACGCTTTATGACGGAAAAACAGGAAAGTCATTCGCGCAGGCAGTAACCGTGGGCGTCATGTACATGATGAAACTTGTCCATATGGTTGACGACAAGATACACGCCCGTTCAATTGGGCCATACTCGCTTATTACACAGCAGCCTCTTGGCGGTAAGGCGCAGTTTGGCGGACAGAGATTCGGAGAAATGGAAGTCTGGGCTCTGGAAGCTTACGGTGCGGCTTACACACTTCAGGAAATGCTTACTGTAAAATCTGACGATGTTGAAGGCAGAAAAAGGCTGTATGAAGCGATAGTAAGAGGCAAGAACATACCGGAACCGGGAATACCCGAATCCTTTAACGTTCTTGTAAAAGAACTTCAGGGCCTTGCCTTAAACGTGGAACTGGTCAGCAGGAAGTCAGCCAAGAAGCAGTAAGATAAATTCATAATAAGGAGAGCTTGTAAATGGCGAAAGATAAAAAGAAAAAAGATAAAAAGAAAAAAGAAGCCCCCGAAAATATTACAATTAATCTTAAGGATATGCTTAAGAAGCCCGAAGAGAAAAAGCACAGGGATATAGAATTTAATGCTATAAAAATATCCATAGCTTCCCCGGAACTTGTAAGGGACTGGTCAATGGGCGAAGTAAAGAAACCCGAAACCATCAACTACAGGACGTTTAAACCGGAATTTGAAGGGTTATTCTGCGAAAGAATATTCGGGCCTACCAAAGATTATGAATGCGCCTGCGGTAAATATAAGAAACAGCGCTATAAAGGCGTTGTCTGCGACAAATGCGGCGTTGAAGTGACAGAGACAAAGGTAAGAAGGGAAAGAATGGGTCACATTGAACTTGCGGTGCCGGTGGTACACATAT is drawn from Candidatus Goldiibacteriota bacterium HGW-Goldbacteria-1 and contains these coding sequences:
- a CDS encoding preprotein translocase subunit SecE, whose product is MKRFIEFLKVAWLELKKVTWPGRKQIIASTIVVIVVGFFLMLYIGILDFALAKAVKFIFR
- a CDS encoding 50S ribosomal protein L7/L12, which encodes MSKEDFIKEVESMTVMELNELVKALEEKFGVSASAPMMMAAAPAAGAAATEEKTSFDVVLTNAGGNKIPVIKVIREITNLGLKEAKDIADNTPKPVKTGVAKDEADKIKKQLEEAGATVELK
- the rpmG gene encoding 50S ribosomal protein L33 gives rise to the protein MRDIITLACTECKRRNYTQTKNKKLHTEKLEVNKYCKFCKKHTNHKETK
- a CDS encoding transcription termination/antitermination protein NusG — its product is MASRWYFISTYAGQENNVKENMLQRIQTYSLENKITNVLIPSENVTEIKKKKKVVKNRKFFPGYIMIEMDVEVDSEEGKEILYIVRNTPKVTGFVGTKSRPIPLSDSEVTDIMDLMEDRKKKPRMASYFEIGEHIKITDGPFLNFNGIVEEVNPEKGKMKVIVTIFGRPTPVELEFSQVEKIV
- the rplJ gene encoding 50S ribosomal protein L10; its protein translation is MAKEQNKSKKQIFVDEAVSKIRESAGFIITDYQGLTVEQVNKLRRELEKVGAIYKVTKNTVSKRALDAMNINGDVKKMFKGVTGVVFSNDYVSAAKVLANFAKENEKLQIKGGFIEKKHYSMDEIKEISKLASKEELIAKLVYTLNQPIVKFVTQLSKPVKDVVYAINAVKDKKG
- the rpoB gene encoding DNA-directed RNA polymerase subunit beta, with amino-acid sequence MARIKQKTNIEEILDIPDLMDIQKKSYKEFLMYETPADKRKNQGLQDVFGSVFPISDYNGIYTLQFVGYEFGKPKHEVEEAIERGESFSSPLKGIFRLAINEKNEKTGQMDLKEAPEQAVHLCDIPLMTDRGTFVINGAERVIVSQLHRSPGVSFEEEEESEGLMGIPMYIGRIVPYRGTWLEFEYDANDITHAKLDRKKKIYATTLLRALGFGRTEDILSIFFKSEETESDSRDLTKKILFKDVIDKSTGEIIAESGALITKEMASKIRDLNIKKVTTIIWDEDNPYINIIKTIKKDSIKSEQEAQVEIYKKMRPGEPATLTGAKTLFKNLFFDHRRYNLGQVGRYKINKTVRAIIDAEKEQKNFDIKEIMENVSSIVEGRKNKNGKKIEAILDDISTEKVLTEFDLVFAIAQFYKVNSGRMEKSDIDHLGNRRVRAVGELVENQFRAGLVRVEKMIRERMTIIDMKNAIPANLINPKPLVAAIKEFFGSSQLSQFMDQVNPLAELTHKRRISALGPGGLNRERAGFEVRDVHYTHYGRLCPIETPEGQNIGLITSLATYASVNEYGFIETPYRRVKNGKLTGEIEYLTADREDDFKIGPADVVTDDKGLITQDLVLVRTQGDFPMVPPQEVDYIDVSPKQVVSVAASLIPFLEHDDANRALMGSNMQRQAVPLLVTDAPIVGTGMEHKAAVDSGRAITAINSGVVAYVDAEVIIVATDREGKNLREKLDIYKMKKFKRTNQDTTINEKPRVKKGDKIKKGQVIADGPSMDKGEMALGKNVVIAFMPWNGYNYEDAIVLSENLLKKDTFTSVHIEEYEVEARDTKLGPEEITRDIPNVSEETLKNLDEEGIVRTGAKVKPGDILVGKVTPISGSNLTPEEKLLKAIFGSKADNVKDTSLRVPPGIEGIITDIKVFARKERGKKKGKEEENISKVKKEKDKTIAELEKQLKDNVKEIEGNKDYNKDEKAKLIEFEEIYCDYMRNKLEEEFRLLKNNKGDDLPPGVIKIVKVLIAKKRKISVGDKISGRHGNKGVISRILPVEDMPYLADGTPVDVVLNPLGVPSRMNVGQLLETQLGWAGKKEGVKFQTPVFNGMQEAEVKEWMKKVGMADSGKSTLYDGKTGKSFAQAVTVGVMYMMKLVHMVDDKIHARSIGPYSLITQQPLGGKAQFGGQRFGEMEVWALEAYGAAYTLQEMLTVKSDDVEGRKRLYEAIVRGKNIPEPGIPESFNVLVKELQGLALNVELVSRKSAKKQ
- a CDS encoding elongation factor Tu; the protein is EVELIMPIAMEQELRFAIREGGRTVGSGVITKILE
- a CDS encoding 50S ribosomal protein L1, which encodes MGSKRHDAAVKLLEKSKVYEVEEAVKLLKQTANVKFDESIDIAVNLAKKPVQAEQQIRSTIVLPNGSGKKVKVIVFVKGDKQKEALAAGADEVGAEELIEKIKGGWLGFDIAIATPEMMKEVGKLGKILGTKGLMPNPKSGTVTLEVGKAVKEFKGGKVEYRNNKEGVVHVLAGKASFAENAIAENITAFLKVFLKLPALATKGQYVKSIYVSTTMGVGVPVNFKKFI
- the rplK gene encoding 50S ribosomal protein L11 — protein: MAPKGKGKKLMTQIKLQITAGKANPAPPVGPALGQHGVNIMEFCKQFNDRTKERGDLVLPVVIDVFEDRSFTFILKTPPVPVLLKKAANVIKGSGQPNKIKVAKVTKEQVKEIAITKMPDLNCTKVESAIRMVEGTAKNMGIEVE